One genomic window of Silene latifolia mitochondrion, complete genome includes the following:
- the dpo gene encoding DNA polymerase (similar to DNA polymerase found in plant mitochondrial plasmids), translated as MIKKHLFHMKAKYLQYSNQFNFNIKGGHLRSYKILKPKVLHCRYRKKVFPYYYYTQYKRRRNEKKNEKYKDNDKFKEIVVLLKTLDSVTESEKNSNPYPKLIIPSRIFNEDILINEFDLLTISVMDLLVKYVYPSINSYCKANIILYMKKENDENIIKPLSKTAFPLTTDDGEVLPKFNITNHVNCLLLQLIDFYDDFLITGISINVYFEHNIKQPIPIVDYKSRLEGIYECYYEKSHDDDEKVDVKNLKPKSLRSTKKVYSTHITTLNKYKKTSLKPFMVADTETLLIEDIHVPYAIGVLKVYPGDVPLVENIDSFFSEDYNKEMFPKFEDRSEKMMFDFIFRIKTIARRNKKYKMDIIYFHNLGRFDGLFLIKHLSLHHQDLKIKALIRNYTIYEIAVYSKKRLLFRFRDSLHLLPNDLQSLAKNLCPEYGSKGSVDFSKVTLETISSMKETLISYMKQDIRLLGGIMLKFQNFYFLAYQADILDKLTTPSHALSLFRSWFYNDKKHYIHIPDENTDNYIRRGYYGGHTDAYLPYGKDLYYYDVNSLYPYIMREYPMPGGKPVWHSDFEKMDLDEIFGFIEAYIECPESIKKPFLPYKDPKTGTLIFPTGTFIGVYYSEELKFARQIGYKIIPLNGYIFEKMESPFIGYVNDLFESRSKAKLEGNDSLSFIYKLLMNSLYGRFGINPESTKT; from the coding sequence ATGATTAAAAAGCATCTTTTTCATATGAAGGCAAAATACCTTCAATATTCGAATCAATTTAACTTCAATATTAAGGGTGGACACCTTCGATCATATAAGATCCTTAAACCAAAGGTTCTACATTGTAGATATAGAAAGAAAGTCTTTCCATACTATTACTATACTCAGTATAAAAGAAGAAGAAATGAGAAAAAGAATGAGAAATATAAAGATAATGATAAATTCAAAGAGATAGTAGTCTTATTAAAGACACTGGATTCAGTAACAGAATCAGAAAAGAATTCGAACCCATATCCAAAGTTAATCATCCCATCTCGGATCTTTAATGAGGATATCCTCATCAACGAGTTTGACCTACTAACCATATCGGTTATGGATCTCTTAGTCAAGTATGTTTACCCTAGCATAAATTCTTATTGTAAAGCTAATATCATCTTATATATGAAAAAAGAGAATGATGAAAATATAATCAAACCTCTTTCTAAGACAGCTTTTCCACTAACCACAGATGATGGTGAAGTGCTTCCTAAGTTCAATATAACTAATCATGTCAATTGTTTATTACTACAATTAATAGATTTCTATGATGATTTTCTAATTACAGGAATAAGTATTAATGTTTATTTTGAACATAATATAAAACAACCTATACCTATTGTAGATTACAAGTCTAGATTAGAAGGGATATATGAATGCTATTATGAGAAGAGTCATGATGATGATGAAAAGGTTGATGTTAAGAATTTAAAGCCAAAAAGCCTTCGTTCTACTAAGAAAGTCTATTCTACTCATATAACAACCTTGAATAAGTATAAAAAGACAAGTTTAAAGCCTTTTATGGTGGCCGATACCGAAACTCTCCTTATTGAGGATATTCATGTGCCATATGCTATAGGTGTGTTGAAGGTTTACCCGGGAGATGTCCCTCTAGTTGAGAATATAGATTCTTTCTTCAGTGAAGATTACAATAAAGAAATGTTCCCAAAGTTTGAAGATAGGAGTGAGAAAATGATGTTTGATTTTATATTTAGGATTAAAACAATTGCTAGACGGAATAAAAAATATAAAATGGATATTATTTATTTTCATAACTTAGGACGATTCGATGGTCTTTTTCTTATTAAGCATCTCTCCTTACATCATCAAGATTTAAAAATCAAAGCCCTTATTAGAAATTATACGATCTATGAGATAGCCGTCTATTCGAAAAAGAGACTTTTATTCCGCTTCAGAGACTCGCTTCATCTACTCCCCAATGATCTACAATCTCTAGCTAAGAATCTATGCCCTGAGTATGGTTCTAAAGGATCTGTTGACTTTTCAAAAGTAACTCTGGAAACCATATCTTCAATGAAAGAGACCTTGATTTCATATATGAAACAGGATATTCGCCTATTGGGTGGTATTATGTTGAAATTCCAGAATTTTTATTTTCTAGCATACCAAGCTGACATATTAGATAAGCTAACCACCCCATCACACGCTCTCTCTCTCTTTCGTTCGTGGTTTTACAACGATAAAAAGCATTATATCCACATACCTGATGAAAATACAGATAATTATATTCGACGTGGATACTATGGTGGGCATACCGACGCATACCTTCCATACGGTAAAGACCTTTACTATTATGATGTCAACTCTCTTTATCCTTATATTATGAGGGAATATCCAATGCCTGGAGGTAAGCCTGTTTGGCATTCTGATTTTGAAAAGATGGATTTAGATGAAATCTTTGGTTTCATTGAAGCTTATATAGAATGCCCAGAAAGCATAAAGAAACCCTTTCTACCATATAAAGATCCTAAAACTGGGACTCTGATCTTTCCAACGGGTACATTTATTGGTGTTTACTATAGTGAGGAGCTCAAGTTTGCAAGACAGATTGGATATAAAATAATACCTCTAAATGGATACATCTTTGAAAAGATGGAAAGCCCTTTCATTGGATACGTTAACGACCTCTTTGAAAGTAGATCCAAAGCTAAGCTTGAAGGTAATGACTCCTTATCCTTTATCTATAAACTCCTAATGAACTCATTATATGGGCGATTTGGCATCAATCCCGAATCCACCAAAACCTAA
- the rpo gene encoding RNA polymerase (similar to RNA polymerase found in plant mitochondrial plasmids), which produces MKKMLFNHNHLKNRSKMSMHSINNRKELIQYIRSWVSHFSGTASEECKSEVQRIDEFWVSYFIELLEKEEYKIYKEKGSLKNEIVDLDSRTIKVPKALYVREYKNRVYKILEENKGEKDPLKLKELQIQIEELTMTFNEENLYKECPNIMSMLTKTKKPNAKEFLRGKYKLDDLGRMQIIDNHKSLSEGEKKKYENILDSNDLDILKEFGDHTLECLFSLTFLYLTKNLLWDSYIVAFFFILYYTTVLNDHNVYKYMIYFI; this is translated from the coding sequence ATGAAAAAGATGCTTTTTAATCATAACCACCTAAAAAATAGATCAAAAATGAGCATGCATTCTATAAATAATAGAAAAGAACTCATCCAATATATTAGATCATGGGTATCTCACTTTAGTGGGACTGCGAGTGAAGAATGCAAGAGTGAAGTTCAGAGAATTGATGAGTTTTGGGTATCATATTTCATTGAGTTGTTAGAAAAAGAAGAATATAAAATATATAAAGAGAAAGGATCATTAAAAAATGAGATTGTTGATTTAGATAGTCGAACTATCAAAGTACCTAAAGCATTATATGTTAGGGAATATAAAAATAGAGTATATAAAATACTTGAAGAGAATAAGGGTGAAAAAGATCCTCTTAAATTGAAAGAACTTCAGATTCAAATAGAAGAGTTAACAATGACTTTTAATGAAGAAAATCTGTATAAAGAATGTCCTAACATCATGTCTATGCTTACCAAAACAAAGAAGCCTAACGCAAAGGAATTCCTTCGTGGAAAATATAAATTGGATGATTTAGGTAGGATGCAAATCATTGATAATCATAAATCTTTATCAGAGGGGGAAAAGAAGAAGTATGAAAACATACTTGATAGTAATGACCTGGATATATTGAAAGAATTTGGTGATCACACGCTAGAGTGCCTCTTCTCACTGACGTTCCTTTACCTGACCAAGAATCTTTTGTGGGACAGCTATATCGTGGCTTTCTTTTTCATTTTATATTACACTACTGTACTTAATGACCATAATGTTTATAAGTATATGATCTATTTTATCTAA